Proteins encoded in a region of the Paenibacillus sp. E222 genome:
- the iolE gene encoding myo-inosose-2 dehydratase, with product MNKLPFQLGIHPINWVGEDVKEHGDATTCEQILDDIQRLGLTGTEMGRKYPTDPDTLREELGKRNIRLVSQWKSVLFSDPAYRQSELDSYRRHAEFLQSMGSKVISTAEVGGSLHFDPRRTPHEKEVLRLRESEWHILAEGLNEAGAIAREHGLKLTYHHHGGTVVEQPDEIDKLMELTDPSLVYLLYDTGHAYYGGADPLALLRKHYDRIAYIHLKDIRPQVLEEARAEQSDFVGCIRKGVFTVPGDGCIDFAPILQELVTRGYDGWAMLEGEQDPAIHNPYEYARRSLQYMETLYQHS from the coding sequence ATGAACAAGCTGCCATTTCAGCTCGGGATTCATCCGATCAACTGGGTCGGAGAGGATGTAAAGGAGCATGGTGATGCAACAACATGTGAACAGATTCTGGATGACATTCAGCGACTTGGTCTGACAGGTACGGAGATGGGACGCAAATATCCCACGGATCCAGACACATTGCGGGAGGAGCTGGGCAAGCGCAACATCCGCCTCGTTTCCCAGTGGAAATCGGTATTGTTCTCCGACCCGGCATATCGTCAGTCTGAACTGGACAGCTATCGCAGACACGCGGAGTTTCTGCAATCGATGGGCAGCAAGGTGATTAGCACAGCGGAAGTAGGCGGTTCCCTGCATTTCGATCCAAGGCGGACACCGCATGAGAAAGAAGTACTGAGACTCCGTGAATCAGAATGGCACATCCTTGCTGAGGGGCTGAACGAAGCAGGTGCCATCGCCCGTGAGCACGGGTTGAAGCTGACGTACCATCATCATGGTGGTACCGTTGTTGAGCAGCCGGATGAGATCGATAAATTGATGGAACTGACTGACCCATCTCTTGTTTATTTGCTCTATGACACAGGTCATGCTTACTATGGCGGAGCCGACCCGTTAGCTCTCCTACGCAAGCATTATGATCGGATTGCCTATATTCATCTGAAGGATATTCGTCCTCAAGTGCTGGAGGAAGCACGGGCGGAACAGTCTGATTTTGTAGGCTGTATTCGTAAAGGGGTTTTTACGGTTCCCGGAGATGGTTGTATTGATTTTGCACCGATTCTGCAGGAGTTGGTCACACGGGGGTATGATGGCTGGGCGATGCTTGAAGGGGAACAGGACCCTGCGATTCATAATCCGTATGAGTATGCGCGGCGATCGTTGCAATATATGGAGACCTTATACCAGCACAGCTGA
- a CDS encoding GNAT family N-acetyltransferase, which yields MIIDQQEFNVKGLTYSIRSAIEKDAEVLSSLRVQMDGETEYMDREQGEGFIDPAGFEHIIRSDSEKERNLFLVTVVKEQIVGYSRCEGVDLKRFSHKVEFGVCVAKEFWGYGIGEKLLELSIDWADTNGIEKMTLNVVGTNDKAMELYRRMGFEIEGTLKKDRRHADGRYYDTVMMGRFRG from the coding sequence ATGATCATCGATCAACAGGAGTTTAATGTAAAAGGATTGACCTATTCGATTAGGTCCGCAATTGAAAAGGATGCTGAGGTATTGTCTTCACTTCGTGTACAGATGGATGGAGAAACCGAGTATATGGATCGTGAGCAAGGTGAAGGCTTTATTGATCCAGCTGGATTTGAACACATAATTCGGTCGGACTCGGAAAAAGAGAGAAACCTGTTTCTCGTTACTGTCGTAAAGGAACAAATCGTCGGGTATTCCAGATGTGAAGGAGTTGATCTAAAGCGATTTTCTCATAAGGTTGAATTTGGTGTTTGTGTAGCGAAAGAGTTCTGGGGATACGGGATCGGCGAGAAACTACTCGAACTATCGATAGATTGGGCAGATACGAATGGAATTGAGAAAATGACCTTGAACGTGGTGGGGACGAACGATAAGGCGATGGAGCTTTACAGAAGAATGGGCTTCGAGATAGAGGGAACTTTGAAAAAGGATCGGCGACACGCGGACGGTCGGTATTACGATACAGTTATGATGGGAAGGTTCAGGGGCTGA
- a CDS encoding CoA-acylating methylmalonate-semialdehyde dehydrogenase, with protein sequence MGKGISEASATATMVQNWIGGAWVTPAATRTEPVVNPATEEVIAHVPLSEQADVDLAVQTAREAFPSWSGTPVPRRARILFRYQQLLVEHWEELARLVTLENGKSYAEAYGEVQRGIECVEFAAGAPNLMMGKQLPDIATGLESGMYRYPIGVIGGITPFNFPMMVPCWMFPLAIACGNTFVLKPSERTPLLAGRLAELFKEAGLPDGVLNIVHGAHDVVNGLLEHKDVQAISFVGSQPVAEYVYTTASAHGKRVQALAGAKNHSIVMPDADLELTVKEITSAAFGSAGERCMACSVVVAVGDVADTLVQKLVEAADRITIGNGMDEGVFLGPVIRGPHKERTLSYIESGEQEGAALIRDGRKDEATGKSGYFVGPTVFDEVQSTMKIWKDEIFAPVLSVARVATLEEAVELANRSDFANGACLFTRSGASMRQFRETIDAGMLGINLGVPAPMAFFPFSGWKKSFYGDLHANGTDGVEFYTRKKMVTARW encoded by the coding sequence ATGGGAAAAGGAATTTCGGAAGCGTCAGCAACAGCGACAATGGTTCAAAACTGGATCGGGGGTGCCTGGGTGACCCCGGCGGCAACCCGTACGGAGCCGGTCGTAAATCCGGCTACGGAAGAGGTCATTGCACACGTTCCGCTGTCTGAACAGGCGGATGTGGATTTGGCCGTCCAGACGGCACGGGAGGCATTCCCGTCCTGGAGTGGCACACCGGTTCCCCGCCGTGCACGGATTCTGTTCCGCTACCAGCAGCTGCTGGTGGAGCACTGGGAAGAACTCGCACGGCTGGTTACGCTGGAGAACGGTAAAAGCTACGCGGAAGCTTACGGCGAAGTGCAGCGCGGCATTGAATGCGTCGAATTCGCGGCAGGCGCCCCGAACCTGATGATGGGCAAACAGCTGCCCGACATCGCCACGGGGCTGGAGTCAGGCATGTATCGGTACCCGATCGGTGTTATTGGGGGAATAACCCCCTTCAACTTCCCGATGATGGTACCGTGCTGGATGTTCCCGCTGGCGATTGCGTGCGGCAACACCTTTGTCCTGAAGCCGTCGGAGCGCACACCGCTGCTGGCAGGTCGTCTGGCCGAGCTGTTCAAGGAAGCAGGGCTTCCGGACGGCGTGCTCAATATCGTTCACGGTGCGCATGACGTCGTGAATGGCCTGCTTGAACACAAGGATGTTCAAGCGATCTCTTTTGTCGGATCACAGCCTGTGGCTGAATATGTATACACTACCGCATCCGCACATGGCAAACGGGTACAGGCGCTTGCTGGTGCCAAAAATCACTCGATCGTTATGCCGGATGCCGATCTCGAATTGACGGTGAAAGAAATCACCAGTGCGGCCTTCGGCTCAGCCGGAGAACGCTGTATGGCCTGCTCGGTTGTTGTCGCCGTGGGCGATGTTGCTGACACGCTGGTGCAAAAGCTGGTCGAAGCGGCAGATCGCATCACCATTGGTAACGGCATGGATGAAGGGGTATTCCTGGGTCCTGTCATTCGTGGCCCACATAAGGAACGTACACTTAGTTACATTGAATCCGGAGAACAGGAAGGCGCTGCTCTGATCCGGGATGGTCGCAAAGATGAAGCGACAGGCAAGTCCGGTTATTTCGTTGGTCCGACGGTATTTGATGAGGTGCAGAGCACCATGAAGATCTGGAAGGACGAGATTTTTGCACCGGTGCTCTCGGTAGCGAGGGTGGCTACGCTGGAGGAAGCAGTGGAACTGGCCAACCGTTCCGACTTTGCCAACGGAGCTTGCCTGTTCACCCGCAGTGGAGCAAGCATGCGCCAATTCCGTGAAACGATTGATGCAGGCATGCTGGGCATTAACCTGGGCGTACCTGCGCCAATGGCATTTTTCCCTTTTTCCGGCTGGAAGAAATCCTTCTACGGTGATTTGCATGCCAACGGTACAGACGGCGTTGAATTTTATACTCGCAAAAAGATGGTTACTGCCCGCTGGTAG
- a CDS encoding LacI family DNA-binding transcriptional regulator, which produces MKATIYDIAREAGVSIATVSQVINGKGKISEKRRAEIMEIMERLHYQPSAIAAALTGKQTYTLGLLVPDISNPYFAELARAVEDRSRQLGYSVVICSTDNKDERVERYLNLLQQKRVDGMMIGTGIDNAEILSPLLQQSIPVALIARHMPSLSVHTVAIDDRLGGALAAQHLLELGHTHVAVLSEPFKVSSSQERVRGFREALEKAGYSLEGNRVRESSADLGSAKKEALVLLTEKNRATGIFCCNDMQAIGALQAAKELGLRVPEDVSIIGFDNTILASVTSPPLTTVAQPIEDLGRRAVDLLIDELKNEENSPQKIVLKPELVIRDSTGNVSAQSENTVT; this is translated from the coding sequence ATGAAAGCAACCATATATGATATCGCACGCGAGGCGGGGGTATCCATTGCAACCGTCTCACAGGTTATTAACGGCAAAGGTAAAATTAGCGAGAAGCGGCGTGCCGAGATTATGGAGATCATGGAGCGGCTTCACTACCAGCCGAGCGCTATTGCTGCTGCACTTACGGGTAAGCAGACATACACGCTCGGGCTGCTCGTGCCCGATATCTCCAATCCGTATTTTGCCGAGCTGGCCAGAGCGGTAGAAGATCGCAGTCGGCAGTTGGGTTATAGCGTCGTGATTTGCAGCACAGACAATAAGGACGAGCGGGTAGAGCGGTATTTGAATCTGCTTCAGCAAAAAAGGGTCGACGGCATGATGATCGGAACAGGTATCGACAATGCCGAGATTCTCTCTCCACTCCTGCAGCAGTCGATACCTGTTGCTCTGATTGCCCGTCATATGCCGTCGTTGTCGGTACATACCGTTGCGATCGATGACAGGCTTGGCGGCGCCTTGGCAGCACAGCATCTGCTTGAATTGGGTCATACTCACGTAGCGGTGCTATCGGAACCGTTCAAAGTCAGCAGCAGTCAGGAACGTGTACGCGGATTTCGTGAAGCATTGGAGAAGGCGGGTTATTCTCTTGAAGGCAATCGGGTGAGAGAGTCGTCTGCCGATCTGGGTTCAGCCAAAAAAGAGGCGCTCGTGCTGCTCACGGAAAAAAATCGTGCCACAGGCATCTTCTGCTGTAACGACATGCAGGCGATTGGTGCGCTTCAGGCTGCCAAAGAGTTAGGCCTGCGTGTGCCTGAAGATGTATCCATCATCGGATTCGATAATACGATTCTGGCTTCGGTAACCAGTCCGCCTCTGACGACGGTTGCCCAACCTATTGAGGATCTGGGGCGTCGTGCCGTTGATCTATTAATTGATGAGCTGAAAAATGAAGAAAATTCACCGCAGAAAATTGTCCTGAAGCCTGAATTGGTCATTAGAGACTCGACAGGGAATGTATCAGCTCAATCTGAGAACACAGTCACGTAA
- the iolD gene encoding 3D-(3,5/4)-trihydroxycyclohexane-1,2-dione acylhydrolase (decyclizing): MKTIRLTMAQALLRYLDQQYISVDGVETKFVNGVIGIFGHGNVTGMGEALERSPGSLTYMQGKNEQGMVHTAAAYAKQKNRRQIYACTTSIGPGALNMITAAATATVNRIPVLLLPGDNFATREPDPVLQQLEVSGDYTISATDPFKAVSKYWDRIVRPEQLMIAATQAMRVLTDPAETGAVTLALPQDVQAEAYDYPESFFARKVHYLDRRPPVQAAIERAAQQIARGRKPLIVAGGGVLYAEASTQLAEFAEAFGIPVAETQAGKSALAWDHPLNVGAIGVTGSLAANRLAREADVVIGVGTRFSDFTTASRSAFQHPEVAFININLNGMDAAKLGGEAILADAREGLQALQTALKGRQYHSGYGTSEIANLRDEWNAEVDRLYELQHEAGLAQTTAVGVINRTIDPSSVIVCAAGSLPGDLHRLWRASAPKTYHMEYGFSCMGYEVSGAFGAALAEPEREVYAMVGDGSYLMLHSELVTSLQEQKKMTILLFNNNGFQCIHNLQREHGSDGFGNEFRYRESESGRLTGDYMPMDFAAHARSLGAKAYKAETAEQLEQAIRDARNETVTTLIEIPVVPGTNAGGYESWWNVGVPEVSNEEKVVTAHHAMQANRAKVRLV; the protein is encoded by the coding sequence ATGAAAACAATTAGACTAACGATGGCTCAGGCACTGCTCCGATACTTGGATCAGCAATATATTTCCGTTGATGGAGTGGAAACCAAGTTTGTGAATGGTGTCATTGGCATTTTTGGACACGGCAACGTAACAGGTATGGGAGAAGCACTGGAGCGTAGCCCAGGAAGTCTGACGTATATGCAGGGCAAGAATGAACAGGGCATGGTGCATACAGCAGCGGCTTATGCCAAGCAGAAGAACCGTAGACAGATTTATGCGTGTACAACGTCCATTGGGCCGGGTGCGCTGAACATGATTACTGCGGCGGCAACCGCAACAGTCAATCGTATTCCGGTGTTATTGCTTCCGGGTGATAACTTTGCCACGCGTGAGCCAGATCCCGTGCTGCAACAACTGGAGGTAAGCGGCGATTATACGATTTCAGCTACTGACCCGTTCAAAGCGGTCAGCAAATACTGGGATCGCATCGTACGTCCCGAACAGCTGATGATTGCCGCCACGCAGGCGATGCGCGTGCTGACGGACCCGGCGGAGACGGGCGCGGTAACGCTGGCGCTGCCGCAGGATGTGCAGGCAGAGGCGTACGATTACCCTGAATCGTTCTTCGCCCGCAAGGTGCATTACCTGGACCGTCGTCCTCCGGTCCAGGCAGCAATTGAACGGGCAGCGCAGCAGATTGCCCGTGGCAGGAAGCCGCTGATCGTAGCAGGCGGCGGTGTGTTGTATGCCGAGGCATCCACACAGCTGGCTGAATTCGCCGAGGCATTTGGCATTCCGGTTGCCGAGACGCAGGCTGGCAAGAGTGCCTTGGCGTGGGACCACCCACTTAATGTGGGAGCTATCGGCGTGACCGGCTCGCTGGCTGCCAATAGGCTTGCCAGAGAAGCGGATGTGGTAATCGGCGTCGGCACCCGGTTCTCGGATTTTACGACGGCGTCCCGGTCTGCTTTTCAGCATCCCGAAGTGGCATTCATCAATATTAACCTGAACGGCATGGATGCCGCCAAATTGGGTGGCGAAGCGATTCTGGCGGATGCACGGGAAGGTCTGCAAGCTTTGCAAACGGCTTTAAAGGGACGGCAGTACCACAGTGGATACGGCACATCCGAGATCGCCAATCTGCGGGATGAGTGGAACGCCGAGGTAGATCGACTCTACGAACTGCAGCATGAGGCAGGACTGGCACAGACAACCGCGGTCGGTGTTATTAATCGGACCATTGACCCTTCTTCCGTTATTGTTTGTGCGGCGGGAAGTTTGCCTGGAGACTTACACCGTCTGTGGCGCGCTTCTGCACCCAAAACATACCACATGGAGTACGGCTTCTCCTGTATGGGCTATGAGGTAAGCGGGGCATTCGGGGCAGCTCTTGCAGAGCCGGAGCGTGAAGTGTATGCCATGGTGGGTGATGGTAGTTACCTAATGCTGCATTCTGAACTGGTGACTAGCTTGCAGGAACAGAAGAAGATGACCATTTTACTATTCAACAACAATGGATTTCAGTGTATTCATAATTTGCAACGGGAGCACGGAAGTGACGGCTTCGGTAATGAGTTTCGCTATCGGGAATCGGAGAGCGGACGACTGACCGGAGATTACATGCCTATGGATTTTGCAGCCCATGCCCGCAGCCTTGGAGCCAAAGCCTATAAGGCAGAGACGGCGGAACAATTGGAGCAGGCGATCAGAGATGCCCGGAATGAGACCGTGACTACACTGATCGAAATTCCAGTCGTACCCGGAACCAATGCAGGCGGATATGAGTCCTGGTGGAATGTGGGCGTGCCAGAAGTATCCAACGAGGAAAAGGTGGTAACGGCTCACCACGCCATGCAGGCAAACCGTGCCAAAGTTAGACTCGTTTAA
- the iolC gene encoding 5-dehydro-2-deoxygluconokinase, translating to MTYVSFPDSRKMDFTAIGRLCIDLNANEINRPMEETMTFTKYVGGSPANITIGMSRLGMETAFIGKIANDQMGRFINSYLERNGIDTSNVVTDDTGAVTGLAFTEIKSPTDCSILMYRDHVADLLLQSREVQEQLIADSKVLLISGTALAQSPSREAVFQALAYAKKHGTIIVFDLDYRPYTWTSAEETAVYYNLAAEKCDIILGTREEFDMMETFDHNPDHSDQVTAQKWFDFSAKIVVIKHGKEGSIAYTGEGLSHQADSYPARVVKTFGAGDSYAAGFLYGLMQGWTIERSMAFGSAAACIVISSHSCSDAMPTVEQVNDYIERCNRGEITVS from the coding sequence ATGACTTACGTATCCTTTCCTGATTCCAGGAAGATGGATTTCACCGCGATTGGCCGTCTGTGCATCGACTTGAATGCCAATGAGATCAATCGCCCGATGGAAGAGACGATGACCTTTACGAAATATGTGGGCGGATCTCCGGCTAATATCACGATTGGCATGTCCAGGCTCGGTATGGAAACGGCATTTATCGGCAAAATCGCGAATGACCAGATGGGCAGGTTCATCAACAGTTATCTGGAGCGGAACGGGATCGATACGTCAAATGTGGTAACGGACGATACCGGAGCGGTGACAGGACTTGCTTTTACCGAGATCAAAAGTCCAACTGATTGCAGCATCCTAATGTACCGTGACCATGTGGCTGATCTGCTATTGCAGTCGAGAGAAGTTCAGGAGCAGCTGATTGCCGACTCCAAAGTGCTGCTGATCTCAGGTACTGCCCTCGCCCAGAGTCCATCACGTGAAGCGGTATTCCAGGCACTGGCATATGCGAAAAAGCATGGCACAATCATTGTGTTTGATCTGGACTATCGTCCTTACACATGGACATCAGCCGAAGAGACGGCGGTCTATTATAACCTCGCAGCCGAGAAATGCGATATCATCCTGGGCACACGTGAAGAGTTCGACATGATGGAGACGTTTGACCATAATCCAGACCATAGCGATCAGGTGACCGCGCAAAAATGGTTTGACTTCTCAGCTAAAATTGTCGTCATCAAACATGGCAAGGAAGGCTCCATTGCCTATACCGGTGAAGGGCTATCTCATCAAGCGGACAGCTACCCTGCGCGTGTGGTGAAGACGTTTGGAGCAGGTGATTCCTATGCGGCGGGATTCCTGTATGGGTTGATGCAGGGATGGACGATTGAACGCAGTATGGCGTTTGGCAGTGCGGCTGCGTGTATCGTTATCTCCAGCCATAGCTGCTCGGATGCAATGCCAACGGTGGAACAAGTGAATGACTATATCGAACGCTGCAATCGGGGCGAAATCACGGTGTCTTGA
- a CDS encoding methyl-accepting chemotaxis protein, protein MKLKPKLMMMFLAAVLITAIPLATLGLYQTEKQATRNVDSKLTGLMSSSANELNGWISSNAKVVETLGFVIQEGVPAGQLNEDYFDIMKLGSNKESLSDLYFGSEQDGHFMNGSDWTPDAGYDPRQRPWYQEAKQADQLVFSDPYLDMMSKQYAVSMAMPVLNKTGQLQGVVAGDLLLSTLTDTVGKINLDGLGYTFLIDKKGMLLAHPDEKQVNTSASDNAELKPLLADMQANPSGEKNFNYNGENYLLFYNQIPSTGWVIGSVISEKLAYSEYYELRNNYILIIAVTLIVVMAAAYWIATLFIKPLKSLGATSRLMSSGDFTGRVQIKGKDEFAELGTAFNQMSAQLSLLLKQVASSANRVQSISGEMEEHTDNTKRIAEQISIATDELAQGSSKQAESVYDGSSRLSEMSNSVGGINRSVEQSVTMMREAGEAMLAGLQAVDHQVELADSNRSSIDRVGESITLLADKSQKIEDIVGMIRGIASQTNLLALNASIEAARAGEHGRGFAVVAEEVRKLAEQSSDSAQDIIVLLDEIQAASRQSVSEVTSAEQGIEQQVAAVHEMRESFTRIKQSIDGIDSQLQLVSSATTELDDSSGKIAEVISSVAAMSEQSAASTEEVASSKQEQFNYITSISERSNELAQHANTLYEEVKKFKI, encoded by the coding sequence ATGAAACTTAAACCGAAATTAATGATGATGTTTCTGGCCGCTGTACTCATTACGGCGATTCCACTGGCAACACTTGGCTTATACCAAACAGAGAAACAAGCCACTCGTAATGTTGATTCCAAGTTAACTGGATTAATGTCCTCGTCGGCCAACGAACTGAATGGCTGGATCAGCAGCAATGCCAAAGTTGTGGAAACACTAGGGTTTGTGATTCAGGAAGGAGTTCCGGCTGGACAACTGAACGAAGATTATTTTGACATCATGAAGCTGGGCAGTAACAAAGAGAGTCTATCAGATCTTTACTTTGGTTCAGAACAAGACGGTCATTTCATGAATGGTTCAGACTGGACACCTGATGCGGGGTATGATCCACGTCAGCGTCCTTGGTACCAGGAAGCGAAGCAGGCCGATCAACTGGTATTCTCTGATCCCTATCTGGATATGATGTCGAAGCAATATGCGGTGTCCATGGCGATGCCGGTCCTGAATAAAACGGGACAGCTGCAAGGCGTAGTGGCAGGGGATTTACTGCTCTCTACCCTTACGGATACGGTGGGGAAAATTAATCTGGACGGGCTAGGTTATACATTTTTAATCGATAAAAAAGGAATGCTTCTGGCTCACCCTGACGAGAAACAGGTGAATACCTCGGCATCTGACAATGCTGAATTAAAACCACTGCTGGCCGATATGCAGGCAAACCCGTCAGGGGAGAAGAATTTTAACTACAATGGTGAGAATTATCTGCTGTTCTATAATCAAATCCCCAGCACGGGCTGGGTGATCGGTTCAGTTATTTCCGAGAAATTAGCCTATTCAGAATACTATGAACTACGAAATAACTACATTCTGATTATCGCTGTTACGCTAATCGTTGTTATGGCAGCAGCATACTGGATTGCAACACTATTCATCAAACCACTGAAAAGCTTGGGGGCGACCTCCAGACTGATGTCGAGTGGTGACTTTACCGGTCGGGTGCAGATCAAAGGTAAAGATGAGTTCGCGGAGTTAGGTACGGCATTCAATCAGATGTCCGCTCAACTCAGTTTGCTGCTGAAACAGGTCGCCTCCTCCGCTAACCGGGTGCAAAGCATCTCGGGTGAGATGGAAGAGCATACGGACAATACCAAACGTATTGCCGAACAGATCTCCATCGCCACAGATGAACTCGCTCAAGGGTCAAGCAAACAGGCGGAATCGGTCTACGACGGTTCAAGTCGACTGTCCGAGATGAGTAATAGTGTTGGCGGCATTAACCGCAGTGTTGAACAATCGGTAACGATGATGCGAGAAGCAGGAGAAGCCATGCTTGCCGGATTGCAAGCCGTGGACCATCAGGTGGAACTTGCGGACAGCAATCGGAGTTCTATTGATCGGGTGGGTGAGTCGATCACGCTTTTGGCGGACAAGTCGCAGAAAATTGAGGATATTGTCGGCATGATTCGGGGCATCGCCTCCCAGACTAATCTGCTCGCCCTGAACGCTTCCATTGAAGCAGCCAGAGCAGGTGAACACGGACGCGGCTTTGCTGTCGTTGCCGAAGAAGTGCGGAAACTGGCCGAGCAGTCTTCGGACTCGGCACAGGATATCATTGTCCTGCTGGATGAGATTCAGGCGGCAAGTCGTCAAAGCGTGAGTGAAGTAACTTCGGCTGAACAAGGTATTGAGCAGCAGGTAGCTGCTGTGCATGAGATGCGCGAGTCGTTTACCCGAATCAAACAATCCATTGACGGCATCGACAGCCAGCTTCAGTTGGTATCCTCTGCTACGACCGAGTTGGATGATAGCTCTGGTAAGATTGCCGAAGTGATTTCCAGTGTTGCAGCCATGTCGGAGCAGAGCGCGGCTTCCACGGAAGAGGTTGCTTCTTCCAAGCAGGAACAGTTCAATTACATTACTAGCATCTCGGAACGTTCCAATGAGCTGGCGCAGCATGCCAATACGCTGTACGAGGAAGTGAAGAAGTTCAAGATTTAA
- the iolB gene encoding 5-deoxy-glucuronate isomerase, whose product MSERVVKPVLNPKADGTLLTVTPESAGWEYVGFQVVQLAEGQTLTRESGDQELCLVLLSGLANVSTREYTWENIGKRMSVFEKIPPYSIYVSSSDRVEFTALTALEIAICAAPGKGTYPARLIAPEDVGVETRGYGNLERQIHNILPEQKEADSLLVVEVFTPDGHWSSYPPHKHDRDALPDESLLEETYYFRVQPEQGFAIQRIYTDDRAVDETIAVNNGEVVLVPCGYHPVGAPPGYEVYYLNVMAGPTRTWKFHNDPDHDWLMNKK is encoded by the coding sequence ATGTCAGAACGCGTAGTAAAACCTGTGTTGAATCCAAAAGCAGACGGAACGTTGTTGACGGTCACGCCAGAGTCTGCGGGATGGGAATACGTCGGGTTCCAGGTGGTGCAGCTTGCGGAGGGGCAGACTCTAACTCGTGAGAGCGGGGATCAGGAACTCTGTCTTGTGCTTCTCAGCGGTTTGGCGAATGTAAGTACTCGTGAATATACGTGGGAGAATATCGGGAAAAGAATGAGTGTTTTTGAGAAAATTCCTCCGTATTCGATTTACGTATCCAGTTCAGACCGAGTGGAGTTCACCGCTCTTACCGCATTGGAGATTGCCATATGTGCGGCACCAGGTAAAGGCACGTATCCTGCTCGTCTGATTGCCCCGGAAGATGTAGGTGTTGAGACGCGTGGTTACGGCAATCTGGAACGACAGATTCACAACATTTTGCCGGAACAAAAAGAAGCAGACAGTCTGCTCGTCGTTGAGGTGTTCACGCCAGATGGACATTGGTCGAGTTACCCGCCGCATAAACATGACCGGGATGCACTGCCTGATGAGTCGTTACTAGAGGAGACGTACTATTTCCGAGTGCAGCCTGAGCAGGGGTTTGCCATCCAACGAATATACACAGATGATCGAGCTGTAGATGAGACGATTGCAGTGAACAACGGCGAAGTTGTGCTTGTTCCGTGTGGATACCATCCGGTAGGTGCTCCTCCGGGATACGAGGTCTACTATCTGAATGTGATGGCAGGACCAACCCGGACCTGGAAGTTCCATAACGACCCGGACCATGATTGGCTGATGAATAAAAAGTAG
- the iolG gene encoding inositol 2-dehydrogenase, whose translation MGKDKVRIGIIGAGRIGKIHADNLLRNPHAEIVGISDLFAGPELEAWASSRGIPVVTTDSSQLIAMPNVDAVLICSSTDTHVPLIEQAAQAGKHIFCEKPVSMDLHQTQAAVAAVHKAGVKLQIGFNRRFDHNFKRVRAHVQEGTIGDPHIIKITSRDPSPPPAEYIQVSGGIFMDMMIHDFDMARYLSGSEVEEVYAQGNVLIHPVFAEHGDVDTAIVTMSFENGAIGVIDNSRQAVYGYDQRVEVFGSLGSAAAANDHPNTAEISTATGLMRDKPLHFFLERYNEAYVQETALFIDAIRNDTPVIVNGNDAVQAERIALAARMSMEQGRPVKLREVPGMSVESQTVAP comes from the coding sequence ATGGGCAAGGATAAAGTGAGAATAGGCATCATCGGCGCTGGGCGGATTGGTAAAATTCATGCGGACAATCTCCTGCGCAACCCGCATGCCGAGATTGTTGGCATCAGTGATTTGTTTGCAGGACCCGAGCTGGAGGCGTGGGCTTCCAGCCGTGGTATTCCGGTGGTAACGACAGATAGCAGCCAGCTGATCGCGATGCCAAATGTAGATGCAGTACTGATCTGTTCCTCAACAGATACGCATGTACCCCTGATTGAACAGGCAGCCCAGGCGGGTAAACACATTTTTTGCGAGAAGCCGGTCAGTATGGACCTTCACCAGACTCAGGCAGCTGTTGCAGCCGTGCACAAGGCCGGGGTAAAGCTGCAAATTGGATTCAATCGTCGCTTCGATCATAACTTCAAACGGGTACGTGCACATGTGCAGGAGGGAACGATTGGTGATCCGCATATTATCAAAATCACTTCTCGTGACCCGAGTCCGCCGCCAGCGGAGTACATTCAGGTGTCTGGCGGAATCTTCATGGATATGATGATCCATGATTTCGATATGGCCCGGTATCTGTCCGGGAGTGAGGTGGAGGAAGTCTATGCCCAGGGTAATGTGCTGATTCATCCTGTATTTGCGGAACACGGCGATGTGGATACGGCCATTGTGACGATGAGTTTTGAAAATGGAGCAATTGGCGTCATTGATAACAGCCGCCAGGCGGTATATGGATACGATCAGCGAGTCGAGGTGTTTGGCTCATTAGGCAGCGCGGCAGCTGCGAACGATCATCCGAATACGGCAGAGATTAGTACAGCGACCGGATTGATGCGCGACAAGCCGCTGCACTTTTTCCTGGAGCGATACAACGAAGCGTACGTGCAGGAGACAGCTCTTTTCATTGATGCGATTCGGAACGACACACCTGTCATCGTAAACGGGAATGATGCCGTTCAGGCAGAACGCATCGCACTCGCCGCTCGCATGTCCATGGAACAAGGCAGACCTGTGAAGCTGCGGGAAGTCCCGGGGATGTCGGTGGAATCGCAGACGGTTGCCCCGTAG